From Oryzias latipes chromosome 18, ASM223467v1:
TCTGGAGGAGTGGAAGGAGCTCATTTGGTCTGCTGAGTCCACATTCTACACTGTTCCACACTGATGAGTGCATCAGGTCAAAAGGAAAAGCATATAAGGCCTGTGGAGGGAGGTAGTGTTATGACACAAGGAGGAGCTCAGTTGATGACCTGAAAATGTGGAAATCCAGGTTGttccatccattttttaaacctgcttaacctttgtgctatcctatgaccccacccttacattgacgtgttctccctaccatgacaaaggtggataaatgtggaaagatttcatgtaatctatggacaccagtgaggttcacaaatcattgaagaaaaaaggttcagagcactgtctagtgggtctagatgacccaactcccaacgttaaaaggcctaggatagcacaagggttacacctatcaaagggttgctggagcctatcctagctgcTGTGGGGTAAAGGCAGAGTACACCCTGGCATATGGTTTTTCCATTATCACACTCCAAGATGATAATTGCAAGACTCATTGTCCAGTATCTGTGGGCTGTAGTGATGAGCCTGATCACATGCCCACTAAAATCTTATAACTGAAGACACAGAAACATGTACAATAGGAAGGAAAATCCTGATCTAAATGATCTGATTTATCTTATAGAACGTCAGTGCATATGGAACGACATGACATTCCAACTTCtggttattttttaaaccattgtaGCATTAACTTTGCTAACGTGGGAACTAACACATCTCCCATCTCCATTCCAGAAGCAAGAAAGGGCAGTTGCTATGGATACGCATCACTGCCCAGATTTTCATGTGAATTTCATCTCCGGTAACATTTGGCGTGCTTGGGTACGGACTCAAGGGCTGATCCCCTTTGGCATTTTAGCAGTGTGTTCTGTGGATCTGAGGTGGGCGGTTCTTTATCACCTTTCCAGACGAAGATTTTTCCGTTGGCTCCGTTGTCTAGGATGAAGCAGTCATCACGGACAAGCAGCTCCTGGGCAAACGGGCTCTTCTCTGAGATTTTGGTCATCGTCATGGAACCGGTTGCATCAGACACCTTAGGgacagttttgttttagttttgttttagttttgctAATACTTCACGTTTTTGGACAGGGAAGTTACCTTGTAAAGAGCAGCAGAATTGGAAGCGTCCGCTTTGCTGTCTTCCTCTGGCGTGCTCTCTGCGAGCTCCGGCTTCTGTCCCAGCACCTAAAAACGAAGAAACTTCCAAAATTATCTTGGGAATTTAAACTGTCCTGTTTTCAAAAGATTCAAACGTTTTTTGGGTTGTACCTTAAGCATCTCCTCCGGCTCCTCCCCCTCAGTGATGTCCACAATTCGAGCTTTGCCATGTCGGTCGGTGTCACGGATCAACGAAGCAATTTCACGCACTTTCTGTTTCTCGAAGATGTTGGCCTGCGATCCAATCCACGACACGATAATCTGGAGAACAGATGATTGATCATCTTCCTAAGCCGTGGAAGGAACATTTTatgtgggggggggcacaagACTCCAGAAGGGTAGCAaaagagaacagcagagtggacggccattacaaatgacaggatcaaaaataaaaatgttgcttttgttatttttgcagtgctttgagaaggttgtgtTGATTTCTTAATGTTTGTCAATTATTAAACTAGTATTGACTCCaaaatgggaagggggggggggggcaaactgtttttctgttttccttttccccTTGTGGCTCCGCCCCTGTTTCAAATATATCACTGTGTGGTGAAATAAATCACCTCTCCAAGATCAAGGATGAAGCAGTCGCCCTTGTTGAAGCTGCTCCAGCTCAGCTCCACCTCCTTGGCACGGATGTTGCGTTTCCCTTTGATCTGGTACAACCTGTGCACCGGTCCGGACCCCTGAGTCCTCCTAAAGCCCGACTCCACTCCGCCATCCTGCAATGGGAAAGGGGCGCTCAGCAAAAGGGGGGTTCCAACAGAGACTTGCTGTTTCATTTAACAGCAGGCCAAAGTAATCAACCATTAGATTACACTAACGTGAACTTTGTCACAGCTGATAAGATGGAATTCAGCTATAAAAGATTTAAGATAAACTCTGCAGCGTTATCACGCAGGCTTTAAAATTTCCTGTTAGATGTTTATCTAATGTAAATTGTGCCTTATCTTGAGCAAGCCTTACAGAAAACCTAAAGATAAACCCATGATTACTCCATGTAAACAGAAATCTAGTTTAGAtgcaaacttaaaataaaaggtctgttagttttttttaaagcttcataCAGTTTTATAGTGAATGTTCGGGCCTCTTAGCAGGAAAGCGGCATCTGTACTTTATAGGGAGAGTTATATAAACCACTTTGCGAGAGCAGGGTTGTCAATCCTGCTTACCTTGTAGCTGATTCCTCTAGGGAAGAGCGCCATGAACTCTGGCGTCTCAAAGCCCTGAACCTGTCGATGCTGAACGGGGTCACCGCCCAGAAAGTTGTCTAGCTGGGTGGCCAGCATGGCACATGCAACCTGCTCATCCCGAGACGACTTCTCTCCTGGAAAATAGCAAAACCTAATGATGTCTTTGCATTTACATATTACACAATGAGGTAACAGCGGGAGACAATGAAGCAAAATCTTATTTCGTAGGAACGCctaatttcctttttaagacccactctgatttaaaaaaaaaaaaaaaacgtaattatGCCAATGTATTTTAATCAAAGTTTAAGCTTAGATACAACATAAATAGGTCAGAATTGGCATAAAAGCTAAACTAAATCTGTTGTACTTccgcaggtaaaaaaaaaagaaacattcagtcattgtaaacaaacaaagagaGAGGCACAGAGCTTATACAACAAAGAGTAGAAAGGACCACAAAACGTGAAAAAAATTTTGTACTGAGGTGGAGCCCTGACTTTTGACTTTAGATAGAATTGCAGCAGCTTCATCCTTTGTTTGTGCTTGAAGATAAAGAACTGTGTCATCTACATAtaacatgttttgttgtttttaaaatgctcttatggcatttttctgatgaaggagaaCAAATATTAAGTAAATTGAACGTAAAATTGCTTTTATTGAgtatagttttatttaaattgtgaatcagaagcagctTATTTGTGGCATGGAAAATACGccgggcaggccacaagctccctgctccgctacATCTCGATGCAtacacttgtagacgactaatTCCatcaacgtctttgttttcctcgtctgaactggtatctggctcaaaactgtacggcttgaTGGCTCCAATAGTGCTCGCCTTTTTTGTCTCACCACTTGgagagagcgtgtaaacagatggatgacaggaaatgggggcgggcttactctgcacctactgtttcgcccacaactcagagatgaatttctagtaaccaactgctgctctgcagaaactatgtccaaggacacaggtttttagattttggctaatataattaaaacaccacgcTGGGAACGCTCTTGACAATATTTCAAAAGATGAGCAGAGTGAGACTTAAACACAACTGCAGGAAGTGTGTCTGATCCTTAACttacaacagaaacaaacacccTTTCGGTttcatatacttttttttatttctgtggttAGACAACTATGAGGAAACGACCATGAAACTAATAAAAGCTGGTTTCAAATTAGCCCAGCAAAAACATCTACTTCAAGCAGACGCTTTGTCTCTGAACAGAATCAGTGGTCAAAACTAAAAATGGCACAGGCCAATCACTTCCTCCTTTCAGCATCTTAACACATCAACAAGAGTGGTGACAGCCGTTTGATCTGGTCTAGCTTTGCAGCAAGTGATCTGCCtccaatcatcatcatcagagaCCTCACTGGGCCGTCATCTTTTCCGTTGTTGACTTGCAGTTCCTGAAGGGAGTCTGCAGCTCTCAGCATCCGAGAAGCATTATGTGATGAATTAGCTAATTAGCTAAGTACCTTTCAGTTCATCATCTGTTCACGAACAGTGACGATCAGTGACCTGAGCGATTCATGCTCCAGCAGAAAGAGCGCTCTCCAAGCCACCACAGCTTAGTGTTACCCAAGTACTGGAAACAACAGACACAATTGATCGGTGTAACAGCACTTCATGCATTTTTAATGCAATCTGCTCAAAATTCTTCCTTGTTTTCCCTACGGgaccccccacctccacccttTTCATCACCCCATCATCTCTGTGACTGCAGCCTCTTCGCTCACATCAACGGTGCAGCAGGTTAGCGCTGCGACTCCTGTGTCATCTGCATTACAGGCGGAGTTATTCATCTGCTGCAGGGTTAAGCACTGCACAACAGCCACAGCTTTTGTTGGACAGagagaaaaagtaataaaagaaggctcagGTTCACGAGTTTTTAACCCTCAACTTTGCATTgtctttaattttgattattcatttttgttgttgatttttattcCCCCATTTGTTTAACCATCACACCCAAACCCTAATTAGGCAGTATGCTTGAAGTTGATTTTTTATATACTATCTAAATATTGTAAACTGAAAATGTTCCATTTAATTCAGAAGTTAGTATATTTGTgcttcacaaagttaaaacaagTGATAATAGTAGCTGCACATAAgttaacacaataaaacatgGTCTAACAAGATAAGAAACACAAGTAAACGATAAGGCATGTCAGCTAAATGCTctcctaaataaaaacatctaaactTGAGATTTAAAAATTTGTCTCTGATGCAGAGACACTGGGAGGGCGTTCCAGAGTCAGGGAGCGGCGGCATGACAGGCAAGATCTCCCctatttgtaacccttgtgctatcctaggcactttaacattgggagttgggtcatctagacccactagacagtgcactgaaccttttttcttcaatgatttgtgatcttcactggtgtccatggattacatggaatctttccacctttatccacctttgtcatggtaggaagaacacgtcaatgtgagggtggggtcatctaagatagcacaaggggtatagATAGAAATAGAAACCAAAGTGGAAACCTGGAAATGAGAGTTTGGAAAGCTTCTGTGTGGACCTCAAGAATCGTACAGAAGTGTAGAGAATTAAAAGGTCAGAAACATATTTAGGAGTTTAGGCTCTGAAAACTCAAATTAAAATCTAGTTTATATTTAAGAGGAACCCATTGTGGCCATAAAGCAGACGGGTGACATGAAACAAGCATTGCTGCAGAATTTTGGACAATTTGGAGCCATCAAAGAgattatttgttaaaataagtaaaaagaaaattacagtaGTCTAAACGCTTGAGGTCAGATCGGATAAACTTTGCTTTTAGTTTAGTCCCACTCTTCAggtaataaaaacagttttttaccAGGAGTTCTGAACAGGAATCAAGAGACACTGAGGTTACTGAGACGAGGCTGGGCGGAAAAGCTCTGTGAATCTTATGATGGTGGGTATTTTAGAGTCTAAGGCAAACATTTATGTTTCTCTCTTTTGAGAGTTTAAAAGTAAGTGATTGTCATGTAAGCACACTTGCACTGCTGGCCAAACAATCAAATAGGTAAGACAGATTATTGTAGTCGTTTTCACTTAagcaacaaaaaagttaaatgtcaTCCGCATATACCGGTAAGTGATACAAAATGTGTCTGAATTAGCTGAGAAGTTTTCCAAAAGGGATCAtagagataaaataaaatagggcCCAGAACAGAGCCTTGGGGAACACCACAAGACAGGATTTTTGTTGTGGGCAATAAAGAGTCAAAAGCgacgttaaagtcccactctgatcatcttttaatctattgtgaaagcatttccagtggtcttttaattatgattatgccaatttttagccaaagtctACAAACCGgtatcgttttctaggacacagattctgcagagcttcaggagttcatcagaaactagcctctgagttttgggcgggactgttggtgagGAGTTAGCCTGCACTGATATCCCATCAACCCTTTGGTTGtactctctcttgctagcttacagcccctcacaacccaaagcTAACATAAGCTGGCTTCCCGATTGTAGTTCGTCCGTAAAAACTActagctttttcaaacatttttttgtctcctcctgcttctccacggtttgaataaagaaatactacaTTTGTTCATAATTTTCTGAATCTGCAGCTTTAAGCACATCATTGAAAAGTTGGTGTTGTTTCAGAGGagaactttttttctctaaaaccgGATTTGGAAAACATcacaaatattgttttgttctaAGAACAAACTTAGATGCACAATTATGACCATCTGCGAGATTTCAGCTATAAAAGGGAGTTATTGTACTTGCTATATTCAAGTATACATAGACTTCAAGAGTACTTCTTTTTGCTAAAGGGAAGTTTTATTCTTCAGAGTTCAGATACACATTTAATGAACTGGACGCTCCAGTCTCACCTATCCACATGTGGAGGTCTGCTCCCTGCTCGCCGTCGTTTTTGAGCACCAAATACGAGTCCCCGTTATAGAAAGACCCCACCTCGGAGGGATCCAGCAGCACCGCCTTCATCTTCTCCACCCTCCACACCCACAAACCCGGATCACGGACTTCAGGGCCGAACTGACCAGGTGCTGGCTGGAAGTGGAGCATGCTGCATGGAAAGAGGAAAACCAACTGGTAAGGGCacaagaaaaaatgaatttatgacAAACAGTCGTGTGACGTGAGTCACATACACATGTCCCTAAAAACATGGCTGAAACAGGAAGTGGGAAACACGGATCTGCACGCATAGATGTCTGGTTGATGATTTAACGAAGGGGAAGTGAAACACAAAATCTGTGCAAGGAAGCATGACCATGATTCAAACATTCACAGTCACACGTTTCAACTCAAACAGGTGGGGgggagaaggccctggttcaaatcccagctgggtctttcctgtgtggactttgcatgttctcctcgtacATGCAttggttttctccagcttcctctcacagtccaaGAGCATGCTTCTTAGGTTGATTTGAGACGCTAAATGGTCTCTAAGGCGTAAATGTGAGTATTTGTCTTTGAGTGAATGTGAGCCTCATGGTGTCAAAGGTCAGAACTACTCAGGTAGATCCTCATTTTCTCTTTCTGAACATGTGTCcacgcacaaaaaaaaaaatgccgaCCCAGCAGCGCCTGCAGACGGTAGCAACAAAAGTGGGTCAAGCCACCACAGTTCCGGTACACAGCTTTCATTCTGCTTTCAAtctaaattattctttttacaatctcATGAATTGGTGATCAAGTTAGTCTACAATTGCAAAATAGCTGcaatctttaaacatttttacaatcatAGGTTTTTGGTAAAAAGACAAATCCGAGTATTGATTAAAATCCagcttttgtaaaatgttaggaaaacaggaaaaaggtgGTCTTTGTGTCTTCAAATTTCCACATTCCTACTTTGCAGCAGAGGAAGGAGAATACACTATGTTTAGGGGCgtcttgaaaaataaaaacacgtttATTTAGTTTATGTTTAAAAGAATCCAGAATAAGCTAATTTATATGCatagatatttttgttatcTGTAAGACAAATTGAAAATCTCAAAAAAGCTGCTTCTGCAGGGTTTGTCTGCAAATTCGCAGACAACTTTACAAACAATGATTCTGAAAGGAAACGGCAAAGGAAATGCAGATGTAACTGatgcaattttatttgtacatacTGTCCGGGTTCTGCAAATTAATGTCAATGGGCCTAAAAGCATGACCCTTTCCAAACTGTCTGTATTTGAAACCTGCGTTTCTTGTAAATAAGAAAACCAGAgatattttagcaaaaaaacaacaccattTTGCTGGATTTTTAGCTACTGTTATTTATGTTTCACTAAACCATGttgtaaaatatttcaatatGAGCTCCTGGAGGGACTTAAAACAGTCACAGATTTCCCTTGGCATCACAAACTTCTCTTTGAATTtagaaaagttttatttgtagTCATGAACCatactttttctcttttgggtTTGTCCTTTTTATGAACTTTAATCTTAAAATCCCATGATCTTTTGATCTTTCCCATTGGCCTTTTGATTATGCCTTTTTgtacaagacaaaaaaatcagcCGTCTTCCAGGAcatcacaaccccaaactaacattaatggtgcaaaaaaaaggcTAGTAATAAtgaagccatccagccgtacactttagatccagattccacctcagacaaggaaaacagagacgcacgtggatctatttgtctgcaagtggatacatcagaatggagcggagctgggagcttgtgacccacaACTTTAGATTGTAGATTTAGCTAATATAAGCTTATTCAAACGGCAAttcttttgtttgctcctgattcacaatgatttgaataaagaaatactcagaaacgcaattttaaacgtaatttttaaacttgatatatgtcctccatcatgaggaaaatgccacaagatcatgttaaaaacacccaaaacacagttaacattggagtgggtctttaaataggGTTTTCTGTCAATACGGACTCGTCACACAACAGCAAAGAGACTTGATTCACTTCAGCATTTTGTGCTCATGGTGTCTTTACGTGATGATAGAGTGATAGCTGCTGTTTTTTGTCAGATAAACTAAGAAAGCCTTACAGTTGACGgcttaataaacatttaaagaccTCCTTATGAAGACTTTGCAGCTACCTGCAAATGTGCAGGTTTCTCATCTCtacaaaaaaatccttcttttttttaaattaaaagacaaaaatgaaaatgttaaagaaaacagatgaaCCTAAAACTTGTTGTGTAAAAGTGACTCATCGGCAGAGAACTCTATAAGTGTTGATTGTATTTTATCAGCATTGagccatgaaaacaaaaagttatcATAGCCCCGTCCACCCTTAGCTCTTCAACTaaacacacccccccccccccccatactgCAGGTTGCAGTGAAGTAAACAAGCGAGGGCCTGAAGCTGCATGTGCAGAGGCCACCTGGTTAGGGTTACACAGCCGTCAGCTCCTCAGAGAGAACACAAAGAAGAGCCCACTTAACTGTAAGATCTCCTCCGGAACCTCAGGCATGCTGTCTGCCTCCGGCTCCATTCTGTGGGTCCTGTGCTGTGTGTGCTGAAGTGGTGAGGTATGGAGAGACCGGGTGTGGACCAGCGTCTGAGCTTACCTGGCCCGGTAAGCTTATAtatgggaggaaactggagccGCATGGATGAAATCTTACCTGCGGCCTGTGGATCCAGCTTCTCACGGAGGAAGGGAGAGTTTGATTCCCACTGGTAGTGGGCTTAAACTAAAGACTGTGGAAGTTATTTTTAGATTCAACTTATTATTACTAGTATGTAAAgttaagatacttttaaagacccactccaatgaattttgtgcttttggtgttttttgataatgaaggacataaatgaagaaaattaagcttaaaaatgcatttctgagtatttctttgttgaaatgtgaatcaggagcagacgaaaaagtgCAGTTTGAAAAGGCTTGTAGGTGGGATGTAGAACCCACAACCTCAGGCCACAAGCTcagttccattctgatgcatccaaatCCAAATTAAGTTGCGACAATtgttaaatacataaatgataAATCTTTCAAACGTGCTCCAGCAATCTGGTGAGCATTGATACATGCTAGTTTTTTGCAGGGGATTCtgggaaataatattaataataggGGATTAGATTGATCTGTGCTTTTctagacactcaaagcgcttacaatgtgtcctcATTCATATTTGGTgatgacagaggtgtggctgtCAGTCAcgcctacggtccctctgaccatcaggACAGCGCAGGAGCAGGGAtcgaaaagaaaaacatgttgttttgtCTGAGAAAAAAGGAGTAGTCCGTCACACACCTTGTTTTCTTTGATTGATCGAGAATGACCAAATATGGAGAGGATTTGTTTaactatattaaaaaaacactttggagaacatttttaagtaaaagctGAGGAAATAtgataataaaacataaatatatgtaGCTTCCAAGAACTtcttacaatatttttttcaacaactaGATAATTCCATTAACAGGAATACTTTTTATAAAATatcctcttatttttttatcatagtTTTACTGTCCTGTAACTGGTCTTGTTTTCAGTTTCTAATATTTTATGttagaagaaaagaaatgtattcataGGAACAGATTGGCCTGCAGtgttatttatgtattcatttaGTTTTGGagattttaaatctaaaatttcTGTTAATGATTTGCCACCTTTGCTGTATTGTTGTGAGTCATTGTTAACATTAATGCAGCAAAGCAATCAAGTGGGACTTTTACATGATACATGATGCTGAAACCGTCGATGCATCAGCACTTCTCCAGTCTGGACTAGTTCTTAGATTACTGGATAGTGAACAAAAGGATCATTTCAACATTTGTGAAATATGCCGTCTAGTCTTACACAGAGGCATGCCTATTTCCCATTTGCAAAGATTTAAACCCCTAGTTTTTTAGACGTTTAGGATATTTTACCATATTTGACGGATatttttaggatgtttttaCGTTGTTTTAACTTATCGTTGCTCTATCCCCACCTGAGAATATTTTGACTCATTACAAGCTAGAATCTAGAAATAAGgacattattaataaaaaaaaaaacttgctttaAAAAACTCACATGTCACTGTAttttttggttcagttttaaagatgttttactTCAAAATTTAATAAATGTTCACAAGTTAGACTGGCATTCAGTGTCAGTATTTAGGAGAACAAAATATGGATTTTTGTTGTAAGAATACAGTAAGTGcttgttttaaactttatgaGGAGGTTGCCCAACTTGTACTAagattgtattttcttttcatttacgGGTCAAACTGTTAGAGCCACTGgattaaaaaagacataaatagAGCTTAGTAGTCCTACTTTACTTAATGCAGTTCAATCAAGTCATTTCCTGTGAGGAAACGTtgatcattgactgtaaatgagaactgaacCGAGTGAGTGTGGcatcatccatagaaaaggATTTATTGCAAGTTCCGACCAGATTAAGTCACTTCAGTGACCATTATTTTGGGATACAGACACtgacatgttggagccagaagatGTCAGTgagcatttaaaatgttttaaatgttcaacgTGAGACAacatacttttactgaggcatctgattggtcagtttataactcaaataacttgcaataaataaaaaatatcatgaaagtAAATGAGGATTAGcgagaacatgtttaaaaagggtagtagagcaagaatggctcttctgacaaatagaatgactgagtaacagttgtttatttctccatagaggtctatgggattttggcttcttgaagctACTTCCTGTTAGGAACACGAggagggaggggccactcagtcatTTATATGCAGTCAATGTGTCTGATAGTTGAGCCGTAATGATGTCCTTTtgagatgaatcggaaaaactTAGTCAAACTGTTTGAGCTGGTCTCCAAAAGGGGGAAAGAGGCAGGAAGAAACCAGAGTTTAGGCTGAGACTTGAGGCACAAACAGCTTCATAAAAACCACACCCCACCAAAATATCAATATGCAGGCTTGATAGGAAAAGATGGACGAGGTACCAGACACACAAAAGGAAACTAAAGAGTCTGGTTGAGAGTTTCCTCTGCAGCCCTAGTGAGAAAGAATGTGAGGAAAAAGAAGCTTTTGTTTTAActtcttttcttatttctagctgttgcaaagaaaaagtaagcaAAGAAGAACAAACCAGGAGGAACCCATACAGCAGTATAGTTAGGGAGTTTAGATCAGACTTACCTGGAAGGTTAGTTGGTTGGGTAAAGGAACACGCTTGAGCTGTGAATGAGCAGGAATGCAGTGGAGAGAAGAGAAACTCGTCCCTAAACACACAAGGGCAAATTCTTTCACACAAGGGAGCAgtctcacacaaaaaaaaacagatttcctgACTTGGCCTGTGGCTGCTGACGCCCAGCCCCTTGACTTcaccacagaaaaagaaaaaagaaaaaaacaaaacggaaaCTTGATTGAATCAGCTCTTCAAGTGAAGGAAATGATGAAACAGGAACCACATGCTCATCTCTCATTTCACAGATTTACATTCAAGCCTTTCGTGGAAAGTGGAGATCTGTgcaaaaacttcaaaaaaaagtaacagtgTATGTGAGTATTCTTGCAGAAATATAATCATCAAAGGATTgctttgttctgtgttttacattaaaaacttGGCTTCCATCACCATAGCAACGGGGACAAAAACGCTGCTTTAGTCATGATGGGATTCTCCCACCTCCAGATAAGACACACCCGTCAGGGGTGAGGCTGCCGCGCATGTGTCAAAACTTGCCCTCCTGCACTTTCTCAACCTGAAGACTGT
This genomic window contains:
- the capg gene encoding macrophage-capping protein; its protein translation is MLHFQPAPGQFGPEVRDPGLWVWRVEKMKAVLLDPSEVGSFYNGDSYLVLKNDGEQGADLHMWIGEKSSRDEQVACAMLATQLDNFLGGDPVQHRQVQGFETPEFMALFPRGISYKDGGVESGFRRTQGSGPVHRLYQIKGKRNIRAKEVELSWSSFNKGDCFILDLGEIIVSWIGSQANIFEKQKVREIASLIRDTDRHGKARIVDITEGEEPEEMLKVLGQKPELAESTPEEDSKADASNSAALYKVSDATGSMTMTKISEKSPFAQELLVRDDCFILDNGANGKIFVWKGNGANAEEKRVALQMADSFIQQMKYPIMKTQVEILPQGKETIIFKQFFKNWN